A single Pseudochaenichthys georgianus chromosome 10, fPseGeo1.2, whole genome shotgun sequence DNA region contains:
- the LOC139434728 gene encoding zinc finger protein ZFP2-like encodes MAESAITFEGWRSKTDITVCFLFPADVQQLVVVKEESLPDQQEWSSSLDQEEPDSPPHIKQEQEELRISQEGDQLQELEEADITKSTFTPDPVKSEDDKEKPQSSQPHQRQTDHMETEADGDDCQGSEPARNSDPESSLQPKTEDHTGDSSEDTDDSSEPDAEHSADWKETREPASGSNSLKNRQESFSDPRRSVEKKPFSCSVCKKAFRYRRDLNQHMRIHTGEKPFRCSVCEKAFSVNTNLKTHMRIHTGEKAHICSVCMKAFSLSRNLKTHMRVHTGEKPFKCSVCNKAFSRSENVQEHMKVHTREKAHSRSVCKKAFSHSENVKEHMRVHTGEKPFKCSVCKKAFSQSENVKEHMKVHTREKKHSCSVCKKAFSHLGHLKTHIRVHTGEKPFKCSVCKKDFSRSGSLKEHMIVHTREKAHSCSVCKKAFSRSGNLKEHMIVHTREKAHICSVCKKAFSQSGHLKTHMRIHTGEEIYSCSVCKKAFTLSGSLKTHMRVHTGEKAHSCSVCKKAFSRSGNLKEHMRVHTGEEIYSCNVCDKRFKWHNRLKRHKCVGRQSSQLNEIQTEDNGEAEPPISSSAEHMETEADGEDNE; translated from the exons atggctgagtcagcgataactttcgaggggtggag GTCCAAGACTGATATAAcagtgtgtttcctgtttcctgcagatgtccagcagctggtggtggttaaagaagagtcTCTCCCTGACCAACAGGAGTGGAGctccagtctggaccaggaggaaCCAGAttcccccccacacattaagcaggaacaggaggaactcaggatcagtcaggagggagatcagcttcaggagctggaggaggcagatatcaccaagtccactttcactcctgaccctgtgaagagtgaagatgataaagagaaacctcagtcctcacagcctcatcaaagacaaactgatcacatggaaacagaagctgatggagatgactgtcaaggatcagaaccagccaggaactcagatccagagagcagtttacaaccaaagactgaggaccacactggagactcttctgaagacactgatgactcttctgaacctgacgctgaacacagtgctgattggaaggagaccagagaacctgcctcaggctcaaactcactgaaaaatagacaaGAATCATTTAGTGATCCCCGACGTAGTGTTgaaaagaaaccattcagctgctcagtctgtaaaaaAGCTTTTAGATATAGAAGAGATCTAAAtcaacacatgagaatccacacaggagagaaaccctttcggtgctcagtttgtgagaaagctttttcaGTGAATACaaatttaaagacacacatgagaatccacacaggagagaaagcacacatctgctcagtctgtatgaaagctttttcactgagtagaaatttaaagacacacatgagagtccacacaggagagaaaccattcaaatgctcagtctgcaacaaagctttttcacggagtgAAAATGTACAGGAACACATGAAAGTCCACACAAGAGAGAAAGCACACAGccgctcagtctgtaagaaagctttttcacacagtgaaaatgtaaaggaacacatgagagtccacacaggagagaaaccattcaaatgctcagtctgtaagaaagctttttcacaaagtgaaaatgtaaaggaacacatgaaagTCCACACAAGAGAGAAaaaacacagctgctcagtctgtaagaaagctttttcacaccttggacatttaaagacacacattagagtccacacaggagagaaaccattcaaatgctcagtctgtaagaaagattTTTCTcggagtggaagtttaaaggaacacatgataGTCCACACAAgagagaaagcacacagctgctcagtctgtaagaaagctttttcacgcaGTGGAAATCTAAAGGAACACATGATAGTCCACACAAGAGAGAAAGCACAcatctgctcagtctgtaagaaagctttttcacagagtggacatttaaagacacacatgagaatccacacaggagaggaaatatacagctgctcagtttgtaagaaagcttttacactgagtggaagtttaaagacacacatgagagtccacacaggagagaaagcacacagctgctcagtctgtaagaaagctttttcacggagtggaaatttaaaggaacacatgagagtccacacaggagaggaaatatacagctgcaatgtttgtgacaaaagatttaaatggcATAATCGTCTCAAAAGGcacaagtgtgttggtcgtcagtcctcacagcttaatgaaattcaaactgaggataacggagaggcagagcctccaatcagcagctcagctgaacacatggaaactgaagctgatggagaggacaaTGAATAA